From a single Senegalia massiliensis genomic region:
- a CDS encoding DUF871 domain-containing protein yields the protein MINLGISIYPDKSSVQEDLDYIDLAGKYNVKRIFTNLLGLGDKSKDEIKEEFSIRINHAHKYDIEVIVDVAPYIFDELNISYDDLSFFNEIGADGIRLDESFDGNKEAIMSYNSYGLKLEFNASGNINHLENILGFKPKKEKIISSHNFYPQKYTGLGLDYFIENSRKIKEKDIELSSFISSNSKGAFGPWDINEGLCTLEMHRNLPIDLQARHLIATGLIDNVIIANCYATEDELKSLSKIVESKVNFKVNKEYELSEVEKNILYDDEHFVRGDISDYMRRSSMTRIKYKDNEIKPQNTRNLKRGDVVILNDNYTRYKGELHIVLKDMLNDGNKNVIGRIRKDELFLLDYLNSWDKFTIID from the coding sequence ATGATAAACTTAGGTATTTCAATTTATCCAGATAAATCAAGTGTTCAGGAAGATTTAGATTATATTGACTTGGCTGGAAAGTATAATGTTAAAAGAATATTTACTAATTTACTTGGTCTAGGCGATAAATCGAAGGATGAAATAAAAGAGGAATTTAGCATTAGAATAAACCATGCACATAAATATGATATAGAGGTAATTGTAGACGTAGCACCTTATATATTTGATGAGTTAAATATTTCATATGATGATTTATCCTTTTTTAATGAAATAGGTGCTGATGGTATAAGATTAGATGAAAGTTTTGATGGCAATAAAGAAGCTATTATGTCTTACAATTCATATGGATTAAAACTTGAGTTCAATGCAAGTGGTAATATAAATCACCTTGAAAATATTTTAGGATTTAAACCAAAAAAAGAAAAAATAATATCTTCTCATAATTTTTATCCACAGAAATATACTGGTTTAGGATTAGATTATTTTATAGAAAATAGTAGAAAAATTAAAGAAAAAGACATTGAATTATCATCATTTATATCAAGCAATAGTAAAGGTGCATTTGGTCCTTGGGATATTAATGAAGGATTATGTACTTTAGAAATGCATAGAAATCTACCTATTGATTTACAAGCTAGACATTTAATAGCTACAGGATTAATTGATAATGTAATAATTGCTAATTGCTATGCTACTGAAGATGAACTTAAATCTTTATCAAAGATAGTAGAAAGTAAAGTTAATTTTAAAGTAAATAAAGAATATGAATTGTCGGAAGTTGAAAAAAATATACTTTATGATGATGAGCATTTTGTACGTGGAGATATAAGTGATTATATGAGAAGAAGTTCTATGACTAGAATTAAGTATAAGGATAATGAAATAAAACCACAAAATACTCGTAATTTAAAAAGAGGAGATGTAGTTATATTAAATGATAATTACACTAGATATAAAGGAGAACTTCATATAGTATTAAAAGATATGCTAAATGATGGCAATAAAAATGTAATAGGAAGAATACGTAAAGATGAATTATTTTTATTAGACTATTTAAATTCATGGGATAAATTCACAATAATAGACTAG
- a CDS encoding DUF3284 domain-containing protein, which translates to MEVNLDLDVNKEEFFEFIYESIIKDIEESTGKKLSKEDIIQSYKYDKNLKNKLGRAGNVEVTILEFVPYKKYVAEFKSNQGKNIISYEINNLNNEKINVTYFEDYIAPDKLKDWNFKLMNFFYKKKSMKRAESILKNIERYIKNKKEEMYI; encoded by the coding sequence ATGGAAGTAAATTTAGATTTAGATGTAAATAAAGAAGAATTTTTTGAGTTTATTTATGAATCAATTATTAAGGATATAGAAGAAAGTACAGGTAAAAAGTTATCTAAAGAAGATATTATTCAGAGTTATAAATATGATAAAAATCTTAAAAATAAGCTTGGCAGAGCAGGAAATGTAGAAGTTACTATATTAGAGTTTGTCCCATATAAAAAATATGTAGCAGAATTTAAGAGTAATCAAGGGAAAAATATAATTTCATATGAAATAAATAATTTAAATAATGAAAAAATAAATGTTACATATTTTGAAGATTATATTGCACCTGATAAACTGAAAGATTGGAATTTTAAGTTAATGAATTTTTTCTATAAGAAAAAAAGTATGAAAAGAGCCGAATCTATTTTAAAAAATATTGAAAGATATATTAAGAATAAAAAAGAGGAGATGTATATATGA